A region of the Sandaracinaceae bacterium genome:
CACCCGTACGCCAGCAAGGACTCCGCGCTCGTCATCCGGGAGTCCACGTCGGACTGGACGGCGGCCACGTTTGCGAACGTGATGATCACGATGATGTGGAAGCGCGGGACAGCGGAGCAGATGCGCGAGCTGAAGCGGATCCACGACGGGTGGTACCGGGCGCATCCGCAGGGGATCGCGACGTTCAACGTGGTGTTCCCGTCCACGCTCATCCCCCAGACCGACGCGCTCATGGTGGCGGCCGAGGCGCTCGACGTGATGCAGGCGCACCACCTGGCGTCCACCACGGTGATCCTGGGCGGCGGGTTCTGGGCAGCCACGGTGCGCAGCTTGCTGACCACCATGTTTGCGGCGTCGCGCAGCCGCGTGCCGCAGAAGGTGGTGGGCTCCATCGAGGAGGGTGTGCTGGTGCAGTCGCGCATCCTGGGCGCCAACGGCCCCGCGCGGGCGGCGTTCCTAGAGGTGTGCACCACGCTCACCGACGAGCACCGCGCGCGCCACGGGTAGCGCACTCCGCCCCCGGTGGACATCGCCGCCCTGGTGCCGTACATTTGCCGTACAGCCCTGATGACGACGCCACCAACACGCGCGCGCACTCGACGCCTCGAAGTGCGCACCACCGACGAAGAGCGCGCGAGCTCATCGACCGGGCGGTGTACGCGCTCGGCACCGACGTCTCCAGCTTCGTGGTGCGAGAGGTTGTCAGCGCGGCACGCGAGGTGCTGGCTGACCGCAATCAGTTCGTGCTGTCCGAAGAGGCGCGCGCGGAGTGGGAGCGCGTCAACCGGCGCGCCGCCAAGGACCTCCCGGGCCTGCGCCGGCTCATGCAGCGCCCTTCCCCGTTCTCCGACTGATGGTGCGCTATCGCTCTCCTGCCCCGCTGAGCGCGTCCCATCGCACGGAACGCTACGTGTGTCGCTCCGAAGAGCAGACCCATTGGCTGAAGCAGCGCGCACGACAGTCCACGAGCGCGAATTCGACGCGCGTGTTCGTGGTCACGGACCACGAGTCGGAGGACGTGCTCGCCTACTACGCCTGGTGCATGGCGAGCCTCGCGCTGCAGGACACGCCTGCGCGAGCGCGGCAGGGAGCTGGCCGGTATCCGCAACCGGTCGCGTTGCTGGCTCGACTCGGAGTTCACGTCGACCACGAAGGGCGCGGACTCGGGGCGGGCCTGCTCGCCGACAGCATCGCGCGCCTCGTGAGCCTCAGTGACGCCATCGGGTGTCGCGGCCTGCTCATCCACGCCGAGAGCCAGCAGGCGCGGGAGTTCTACCTGCACCTGGTGCCGGAGCTGATGCCGAGCCCGTCCGACGAGCTGCACCTCCTGCTCTTGATGAAGGACGCTCGCCGCACGCTCCTGGCGTGACGCCGCGAGTTGGCACGGCCTTGTCACGAGGTCGTCGCGGACGTCCCCGGCATCTGTCCCATGGTTCGCGGCATGGCACTCGCGTCTCGTCATCGCTCGACCATCCTCGTGATCCTGGGCGTGGGCCTGGTCACCACGGGCTCTCTCTATGCCTCCACGCGGGGGAGTCGGGAGAGAGCAACCCAGCCCGTGGCGCCCACGGCTGCAGCAACCCCAACGAGTGTGCTCCCCGAGGTGCCGCCGAGCGAGCGCCGCACGGTCACCGACGCGCGGATGCTCAACCTCGAGGCCTCCGTGCCGCCGCAGTGCTACACGCGCACCGAGGGGCAGCACAACCCTTGCTACACGTGCCACCAGGTGTACGACCGCAGCGCGCAGGACCGGCTCAACCAGCTGGATGACGGCAACCTGCAGGGCGAGTACGGCTTCTCCGAGGTGGGGGCAGAGAACCACTGGGAGAACCTCTTCGAGGACCGCCGCGCGTGGGTCGCTGCCGTGAGCGACGAGGCCATCCTCGCCTACGTGGGCAAAGACAACTACACGTCGCTCGCGGGCCGGCTCCGGGAGCAGGGCTTCGACGGCTTCGTGCCGGACCTCGCGGCCTTTGCAGACGGCGCCGCGGCGTTCGACGAGCGCGGGCTCGCGCGGGATGGCAGCCAGTGGGTGGCCTTCAACTACAAGCCCTTCCCGGGCACGTTCTGGCCCACCAACGGCTCTGCCGACGACGTGGTCATCCGCCTCCCGCGCGAGTTCCGTGAGAAGGACGGGCAGTTCCAGCGCGACCTCTACTACGTGAACCTCACGCTGGTGGAGCTGAACCTCAAGCGCCTCGAGCGCGCGCCCATCTGGCCGGTGGACGAGGCCGCGCTCGGGTTCGACGTGGACGGCGACGGCAGGCTCGCGACCGCCACCGAGGTCGCGCTCGCCACGCACTACGCAGGGGACGCGAGCGACGTTGCCCTAGCGTTCCAGCAGTTCCCCGCGGGCACCGAGCTGATGCACTCGGTGCGCTACCTCGATGTGGACGACGGCGGGCGCGTGGTGGCCTCGCCCCGCATGAAGGAGCTCCGCTACATGCGGAAGGTGAGCGTGTTGGACCGCAGCGAGATCGCGAACCGCTACGCCGCCGAGCGCCGCGAGAAGCTGCTGGGGGAGCTGCCGAGCTACATCCGGCGCGGTGACGAGGGCCTCGACAACGGCCTCGGGTGGTTCGTGCAGGGCTTCATCGAGGACTACGAGGGCGAGCTGCGCCCGCAGTCCCACGAGGAGACCAACTACTGCATGGGCTGCCACACCTCCATCGCCACCACGCTCGACAGCGTGTTCTCGATGGGGCGCAAGGTCACCGGGGGCCCTGGCTGGCGCTACGTGGACCTGGTGGGCATGCCCGACGCGCCGTCGATCGCGGAGCCGGGGGGAGAGATCGCCAACTACCTGGCGCGCGCCGGCGGCGGCAGCGAGTTCCGCGAGAACCTCGAGATGCTGCAGCGCTTCTTCGACGCCGCGGGGCAGGTGAACACCGCCGCCGTTGCCGCCGCGCCCGACGTCTACACGCTGGTCACGCCCTCGCGCCGGCGCGCGCTCGACCTCGACAAGGCCTACGTGCACATCGTTCGTCACCAGAGCTTCATCGTGGGCCGCGACGCCAGCATCGCCCCCGTCACGAACGTGCTTCGGACCGTGGACGACACCAGCGTGCCACTCGAGGAGGAGCGGCGCTTCTTCGGCTGGGACATCCGGCTGGACTGGACCGCCGCGCTCGGCGCCGCCGAGTGACGTGCACGTGACCGCGTGCGGCTCGCAGCGGGCTCCACGCGTCACGCGATGTTGCCGGGCGTGCACCAGAGTGTCGAAGCCCCGCCCGTTGGCTGTCACGAAGCGCTCGTATCCCTCCTCCCGACGCCGAGTGAGTCGGCATCCAACTTCGGAGGAGTGAAGACATGAAGCGAAACAAGATCCTGACCGTGTCGCTGCTGGCGCTGCTCGCCGGCTGCGCGGCAGACGGTGTGGACGGCATGAACGGCAGCAACGGTACCAACGGTACCGATGGCATGGATGGGATGGACGGCGACCCGGGTCAGAACGGTCAGCCGGGTCAGAACGGCACCAACGGCACCAACGGCACCGACGGTGAAGATGGCGATGACGGCCAGAACCTCACGGCCGCCCCCCGGCTCATCCGCCTCGCCACCACCCCGCTCGGCGCGGAGCTGACGGGCATGGAGAAGACCGACAACGGAGACTTCTTCTTCAACATCCAGCACCCCTCGAGCTCGCTCCCCGGCGCCGAGGCCAATGCGGCCGTGGGCGCGTGGGTGGGCGTGGACATCGACCACCTGGACCCGCGCATGGAGTCCCTGCCGGTGCCCGATGCCACCTCGGCATTTGCGCAGACCACGCAGGTGGCCCTCGGCACCTACCAGGTGCTCGGCCGCCACGGGGACACGTTCGCCGGCGCCCTGCCCTTCGGCTTCGGCAACATCCCGAGCGCAGACGGGACCGCGGGCATCATCCAGAGCAACGACCCCGACTTCAACGGCTTCGTCCCCACCAACTTCGATGGCACGGAGGGGTACCTCTTCACGGCGTGGGAAGACCGCCCGGGCGGCATGACGCGCCTGGCCGTCACGCGTGAGACGGACGGCTCGTGGACCGTGAGCAACGCCATCAACGTGGACTTCAGCGACGTGAACGGCACCATCATCAACTGCTTCGGCAGCGTCTCGCCCTGGGGCACGCCGCTCACCTCCGAAGAGAACTACGAGGCCGAGAACACGGTGCGCTGGAACGACGCCAGCTACAGCAGCGGCTACCCGAACTACGCCGACGTGCAGCGCATCCAGCAGTACCTGGGCGGCACGTTCCCCAACCCCTACGACTACGGATACATCGTGGAGATCACGGCGCCGACGTCGGCGACGCCCGTGCCGGTGAAGCACTTCGCCATGGGCCGCGTGGCGCACGAGAATCCCATCGTCATGCCCGACCGCCGCACCGTCTACCTGACCGATGACGGCAGCAACAAGGGCTTCTTCAAGTTCGTGGCCGACGTGGCCGGCGACCTGAGCGCGGGCACGCTGTACGCGGCGCGCGTCTGGCAGGACGCCACGCGTGACTCGGCGCGCGCCGGCTTCGACATCGAGTGGATTCGCCTGGGTCACGCCACCAACGCGGAGATCGAGGCCTGGATCCGCGAGTACGACGGTATCGACGCGGGCGACTTCATGGCCGGCCAGACCAGCTACATCACCGACGCCGAGGTGGCCGCCTGGGCCGCCGGCACCGCGCCCGACGACCGCGTGGCCTTCCTCGAGACGCTGCGCGCGGCTGGCGCCGTGGGCGCCTCGGTGGAGTTCAACAAGATGGAGGGCATCAACATCAACTACGCCGGCGCGGCGTCGGGCGCGGTCCCGTTCATGTACGTGGCGATGGCCGACGTGACCGGCGCCATGACCGACAACGTGGGTGACATCCGCATCACGACGAACCGCTGCGGCATCGTCTACCGCATCGGCCTGACCGCCACCTACGACGTGATCCGCATGGACCCCGTGGTGGTGGGCGGCGCGTACGACTCCGCGGCCATGCCGGACCGCTGCGACGTGGACGGCATCGCGCAGCCCGACAACGTCACCGTGCTGAACGACGGGCGCGTGCTGATCGGTGAGGACACGTCCAACCACGCCAACAACATGCTCTGGATCTACAACCCGCGCGGCGAGTGAACCGCAGCAGCTGAAGCACGAAGCGAGGCCGCGTGGTGAGCGTCGAGGACGACCACGCGGCCTTCGCGCGTCCGTCATGCCGCGTCGGGCCAGTACCACGCGGGCATGTCCAGCAGGCGCTGGCCCACCACCTCGGTCTGGCCCAGCGTCTTCTGGAGCGCGATGTGGCGAACGTCTTCCGCTTGATCGAGGGCGTGCATGAGGGCCGCCGAGTGCGTGATGACCCAGAGCTGCGAGCGCTCCGCCGCGCGCCGGATGAGGCGCCCGAGCGCAGGGATGAGGTCCGGGTGCAGGCTGGTCTCGGGCTCGTTCAGCACCATGACCTCGGGCGGGCGCGGGGTGAGCAGGGCCACCACCCACAAGATGTAGCGCAGCGTTCCGTCGCTGAGCTCGGCGCCGGACAGCGCCCGCAAGAGGCCGTGCTGCGTGAACGAGAGCCCGAAGAGCCCGTCCCCCAGCGTGTCGGCCCGCAGCACCGCGCCCGGGAACGCGTCGCCGATGGTGTCGCGCAGGGCGTCCACGTCGCCCACCTCCTCGATGGTGCGCAGGGCCGCCGCGACGTCGCGTCCGTCGTGGTGCATGACCGGAGTGCGGGTGCCTAGCTGCGGCTGACGCGCCGGGGCCCCGCGGTCCGTGCGGAAGTGGTCATAGAAGCGGAAGCGCTGGATGCGATCACGCAGGTGGAAGACCTCGGGCGTGGCGCTCGGGTCGGCCACGTGCGCGAACAGGCTGTCGTACGTGGGCACGGGCTCGGGCACCACGGCCCACGTGCGCCCCTGGCGGTGCTTCACGATGGGCCCCTCACGGTCCAC
Encoded here:
- a CDS encoding AAA family ATPase, translated to MLHTLAISNYRSILELVVGLGALNVVSGPNGAGKSNLYRALRLLAQTASGGGVVGALAREGGLDSSFWAGPEVVSAGMKTGAVPVERAVRQKVQRLRLGFAGDDFGYSISLGLPPQGPGDSSWFGRDPEIKRECIWAGPYYRRAAALVDREGPIVKHRQGRTWAVVPEPVPTYDSLFAHVADPSATPEVFHLRDRIQRFRFYDHFRTDRGAPARQPQLGTRTPVMHHDGRDVAAALRTIEEVGDVDALRDTIGDAFPGAVLRADTLGDGLFGLSFTQHGLLRALSGAELSDGTLRYILWVVALLTPRPPEVMVLNEPETSLHPDLIPALGRLIRRAAERSQLWVITHSAALMHALDQAEDVRHIALQKTLGQTEVVGQRLLDMPAWYWPDAA
- a CDS encoding N-acetyltransferase, which encodes MVRYRSPAPLSASHRTERYVCRSEEQTHWLKQRARQSTSANSTRVFVVTDHESEDVLAYYAWCMASLALQDTPARARQGAGRYPQPVALLARLGVHVDHEGRGLGAGLLADSIARLVSLSDAIGCRGLLIHAESQQAREFYLHLVPELMPSPSDELHLLLLMKDARRTLLA
- a CDS encoding DUF839 domain-containing protein; this encodes MKRNKILTVSLLALLAGCAADGVDGMNGSNGTNGTDGMDGMDGDPGQNGQPGQNGTNGTNGTDGEDGDDGQNLTAAPRLIRLATTPLGAELTGMEKTDNGDFFFNIQHPSSSLPGAEANAAVGAWVGVDIDHLDPRMESLPVPDATSAFAQTTQVALGTYQVLGRHGDTFAGALPFGFGNIPSADGTAGIIQSNDPDFNGFVPTNFDGTEGYLFTAWEDRPGGMTRLAVTRETDGSWTVSNAINVDFSDVNGTIINCFGSVSPWGTPLTSEENYEAENTVRWNDASYSSGYPNYADVQRIQQYLGGTFPNPYDYGYIVEITAPTSATPVPVKHFAMGRVAHENPIVMPDRRTVYLTDDGSNKGFFKFVADVAGDLSAGTLYAARVWQDATRDSARAGFDIEWIRLGHATNAEIEAWIREYDGIDAGDFMAGQTSYITDAEVAAWAAGTAPDDRVAFLETLRAAGAVGASVEFNKMEGININYAGAASGAVPFMYVAMADVTGAMTDNVGDIRITTNRCGIVYRIGLTATYDVIRMDPVVVGGAYDSAAMPDRCDVDGIAQPDNVTVLNDGRVLIGEDTSNHANNMLWIYNPRGE